In one Pseudomonas sp. Bout1 genomic region, the following are encoded:
- a CDS encoding aspartate/glutamate racemase family protein: MHTLTPPASPRDVPVTVRWLNPIGCPTFDAPIADLLHGIKQPSTQIEVVSFDMPHSPTHLEYRAYEALTYERTLRVARDCGQQNIDALVIGCFYDPALEDAREISGGTIIVAPCQASLQVVEHLANRFSIIVGRNKWMEQMHERVRSYGAAHRLASMRPLGMGVDEFQKDPALTRRRIIEQATLAVEEDGAEAIVLGCTIEFGFFEQVQREVGVPVIDPVVAAFKMAEAMAGMKRRFGWAPSRVGSCEPPPEAEIKAFGLFQGPAPIGNRVKA; this comes from the coding sequence ATGCACACCCTGACACCCCCCGCCTCACCGCGAGACGTACCGGTAACGGTGCGCTGGTTGAACCCAATCGGCTGCCCCACATTCGACGCGCCTATCGCCGACCTGCTGCACGGTATCAAGCAACCATCGACACAGATTGAAGTGGTGTCCTTCGATATGCCGCACAGCCCGACGCATCTGGAATATCGGGCGTACGAAGCACTCACCTACGAGCGCACCCTGCGTGTCGCCCGCGACTGTGGGCAACAGAACATTGATGCGCTGGTGATCGGCTGTTTCTACGATCCGGCGCTGGAAGATGCCCGGGAAATCTCGGGCGGCACGATCATCGTCGCCCCTTGCCAGGCAAGCCTGCAGGTGGTCGAACATCTGGCCAACCGATTCTCGATCATCGTGGGGCGCAACAAGTGGATGGAACAGATGCATGAGCGGGTGCGCAGTTACGGTGCTGCGCACAGGCTGGCATCGATGAGGCCGCTGGGCATGGGAGTCGATGAGTTCCAGAAGGACCCCGCCCTCACCCGTCGCCGAATCATTGAGCAAGCCACGCTGGCGGTCGAAGAAGATGGAGCAGAAGCCATCGTGCTGGGCTGCACCATCGAGTTCGGCTTCTTTGAGCAGGTGCAGCGCGAGGTCGGCGTACCCGTGATCGACCCGGTGGTAGCCGCCTTCAAGATGGCCGAGGCCATGGCGGGTATGAAGCGACGCTTCGGCTGGGCTCCCAGCCGGGTCGGTAGTTGCGAACCGCCACCGGAAGCCGAGATCAAGGCCTTTGGCCTGTTCCAGGGGCCGGCTCCGATCGGCAATCGGGTCAAGGCATAA
- a CDS encoding hydantoinase/oxoprolinase family protein has product MDGKTVRVATDVGGTFTDLVYFESNPATGQQIIRTAKVDTTPANFAKGVLNVIRKADIALETVDFLAHGTTVVINALTERRGVKTALITTRGFRDILEIARANRPDYFNLKWVKPAPFVARYLRREIGGRLHTDGSEREPLDLSGLVEILDGFRADGVQAIAICLLHAYANPVHEQAVLKEVQKLWPEVSVVASHQITREWREYERSSTTVLSAYVQPIAARYLDNLETGLREGGYKAPLYIMQSNCGVDSVTHARDIPITMVESGPASGFWAAAELGRLLEEPNLLALDIGGTTAKCSLVRNGQVSIKTDYWIERNRLNAGYPIMVPVVDLVEIGNGGGSIAWVDEFDKLHVGPQSAGALPGPAAYGNGGTQVTTTDANLALGRINPDYFCGGELVADMAAVAQAFGQLSERLKLPADEVARGIIRIANDNMVNALKLVSLSRGHDPRELTLIAFGGGGAMHAVALAQELGVRKVIVPRGASVFSAWGMTMSDLRRDLFVNRFVETEREGALALTQVFVQELMHNARAQFVDEAIAPEQVDLQVSCKLRYQNQEHAVEVALGHEESLCVHWPAIARRFHALYEQQYSYRLQAPLEIVGFHLVAVAQIGKLNLQALPISGRTLAEALKGQRRVDFALEGTHDTAIYDYARLEPQMSFSGPAIIEDAGSTVVVHPGNQVLVDRLGNLHITLGA; this is encoded by the coding sequence ATGGACGGTAAAACTGTACGTGTAGCGACCGATGTTGGTGGAACGTTTACCGACCTGGTCTATTTCGAAAGCAACCCGGCCACCGGCCAACAAATTATCCGCACTGCCAAGGTCGACACCACACCGGCGAACTTCGCCAAGGGTGTGCTCAATGTTATCCGCAAGGCCGACATTGCGCTGGAAACCGTCGACTTTCTCGCCCACGGCACCACGGTGGTGATCAACGCCTTGACCGAACGTCGAGGCGTAAAGACAGCCTTGATCACTACCCGGGGCTTTCGCGACATCCTTGAAATTGCACGGGCCAATCGGCCGGACTACTTCAACCTGAAATGGGTCAAGCCCGCCCCCTTCGTGGCGCGTTACCTGAGGCGTGAAATAGGTGGCCGCCTGCATACCGACGGTAGTGAGCGTGAACCGCTGGACCTTTCAGGCCTGGTCGAGATACTCGATGGGTTTCGCGCAGACGGCGTGCAAGCCATTGCCATCTGCCTGCTGCACGCCTACGCCAACCCGGTGCATGAGCAGGCGGTTTTGAAAGAAGTACAGAAGCTCTGGCCCGAGGTCTCGGTGGTCGCCTCGCACCAAATCACTCGCGAATGGCGTGAATACGAACGCTCCAGCACCACAGTGCTTTCGGCCTACGTCCAGCCCATCGCCGCACGCTATCTCGACAACCTCGAGACGGGTCTGCGCGAAGGCGGCTACAAAGCGCCGTTGTACATCATGCAGTCCAACTGCGGCGTCGACAGCGTGACCCATGCCCGGGACATTCCCATCACCATGGTCGAGTCCGGGCCTGCCAGCGGCTTCTGGGCGGCCGCCGAACTCGGACGACTGCTTGAGGAGCCTAACCTGCTGGCATTGGACATCGGGGGCACCACCGCCAAATGCTCGCTGGTGCGTAACGGCCAGGTGTCGATCAAGACTGACTATTGGATTGAACGCAATCGACTCAATGCGGGCTACCCGATCATGGTGCCGGTGGTGGACCTGGTGGAAATCGGCAACGGCGGTGGTTCCATCGCCTGGGTCGACGAGTTCGACAAACTGCACGTCGGCCCCCAGTCTGCCGGCGCCCTGCCCGGCCCTGCGGCCTACGGCAACGGAGGTACGCAGGTCACCACGACGGATGCCAACCTGGCCCTGGGCCGGATCAACCCGGACTACTTCTGCGGTGGCGAGCTGGTTGCCGACATGGCCGCCGTGGCGCAGGCCTTCGGCCAACTGAGCGAGCGCCTCAAGCTACCCGCCGATGAGGTCGCCCGCGGCATCATTCGTATCGCCAACGACAACATGGTCAATGCGTTGAAGCTGGTGTCATTGAGCCGTGGCCATGACCCCCGCGAGTTGACCCTGATCGCGTTTGGCGGCGGCGGTGCCATGCATGCTGTCGCCCTGGCTCAGGAACTTGGGGTCAGGAAAGTCATTGTGCCGCGAGGTGCCTCGGTGTTTTCCGCCTGGGGCATGACCATGTCGGACCTGCGTCGCGACCTGTTCGTCAATCGTTTTGTCGAAACCGAACGCGAGGGCGCGCTGGCGCTTACCCAGGTGTTTGTGCAGGAACTGATGCACAACGCCCGGGCGCAGTTTGTCGACGAAGCCATTGCCCCGGAACAGGTCGACTTGCAGGTGTCTTGCAAGTTGCGCTACCAGAACCAGGAGCACGCGGTCGAGGTTGCTCTGGGCCATGAAGAATCTCTTTGCGTGCACTGGCCAGCGATCGCCCGGCGCTTCCACGCCCTCTATGAACAGCAGTATTCCTACCGCTTGCAAGCACCGTTGGAAATTGTCGGTTTCCATCTGGTGGCCGTCGCGCAGATCGGCAAATTGAACCTGCAAGCCCTGCCCATCAGCGGTCGCACACTGGCAGAGGCTCTCAAGGGCCAACGCCGGGTGGATTTCGCCCTGGAAGGCACCCACGACACGGCTATCTACGACTACGCCCGCCTGGAACCGCAGATGAGCTTCAGTGGCCCGGCCATCATCGAGGACGCTGGTTCCACCGTGGTGGTCCACCCCGGTAACCAGGTACTCGTCGACCGGCTCGGCAACCTGCATATCACCCTCGGCGCCTGA
- a CDS encoding amidase has translation MIEVTEVSIAQLRTALESGQATAVELVEAYLARIDAFDAPNTATALNAVVVRNPQALDEARASDARRASGNTLGPLDGIPYTAKDSYLVKGLTAASGSPAFANLTAYRDAFTIERLRATGAICLGKTNMPPMANGGMQRGVYGRAESPYNADYLTAPFASGSSNGAGTATAASFAAFGLAEETWSSGRGPASNNGLCAYTPSRGVISVRGNWPLTPTMDVVVPYARTMADLLEVLDVVVAEDPETRGDLWRMQPWVPIPSVTSVRPQSYGALAATGEALAGKRFGVPRMYINADPEAGTSDDPGIGGPTGQPIKTRASVIDLWDAARKALEAAGAEVVEVDFPLVSNCEGDRPGAPKVFTRGLVSKEFLHDELWELSAWAFDDFLRANGDPALNRLADVDGPKIFPHDPGTLPNREDDLAAGMDEYVRMAQRGITPWDKISTVPDGLRGLEQTRRIDLEEWMDNLGLDAVIFPTVADVGPADADMNPASADIAWSNGVWVANGNLAIRHLGVPTVTVPMGIMADIGMPVGLTFAGRAYDDSALLRLAFAYESTGSKRRVPPRTPVLVAGQA, from the coding sequence GTGATCGAAGTAACCGAAGTTTCCATTGCCCAACTGCGCACTGCGCTCGAATCAGGCCAGGCCACGGCGGTTGAATTGGTAGAGGCCTACCTTGCCAGGATCGACGCCTTTGATGCTCCCAACACCGCCACGGCGCTCAACGCGGTAGTGGTGCGCAACCCGCAAGCACTTGACGAAGCCCGCGCCAGCGACGCACGCCGAGCCAGCGGCAACACCCTGGGGCCGCTCGATGGCATTCCCTACACGGCCAAGGACAGCTACCTGGTCAAGGGCCTCACCGCCGCCTCCGGCAGCCCGGCTTTTGCGAACCTGACCGCCTACCGCGATGCGTTCACTATCGAACGGCTGCGCGCCACCGGCGCGATCTGCCTGGGCAAGACCAATATGCCGCCCATGGCCAACGGTGGCATGCAGCGCGGCGTGTATGGCCGGGCCGAGAGCCCGTACAACGCCGACTACCTCACCGCACCGTTCGCCTCGGGCTCCTCGAACGGCGCCGGCACGGCCACCGCGGCGAGCTTCGCGGCGTTTGGCCTGGCGGAAGAAACCTGGTCCAGCGGGCGCGGCCCGGCGTCCAACAATGGCCTGTGTGCGTATACCCCGTCCCGAGGCGTGATTTCGGTACGCGGCAACTGGCCGCTGACCCCGACCATGGACGTGGTCGTGCCCTACGCCCGAACCATGGCCGACCTGCTTGAAGTGCTCGATGTGGTGGTGGCAGAAGATCCTGAAACCCGCGGCGACCTGTGGCGGATGCAGCCCTGGGTGCCGATCCCGAGCGTGACCTCGGTACGCCCCCAATCCTATGGTGCCCTGGCCGCGACCGGCGAGGCACTGGCCGGCAAACGCTTTGGCGTGCCTCGCATGTACATCAATGCCGACCCTGAGGCGGGCACCAGCGATGACCCGGGAATCGGCGGCCCCACCGGCCAGCCAATCAAGACCCGCGCCTCGGTGATCGACCTGTGGGACGCCGCGCGCAAGGCACTCGAAGCGGCCGGCGCCGAAGTGGTCGAGGTGGACTTCCCGCTGGTTTCCAATTGCGAAGGCGACCGCCCGGGCGCACCTAAAGTGTTTACCCGTGGCCTGGTGTCCAAGGAATTCCTTCACGATGAATTGTGGGAGCTGTCGGCCTGGGCATTCGACGATTTTCTGCGCGCCAATGGTGACCCTGCACTGAACCGCCTGGCCGATGTCGACGGCCCGAAAATCTTCCCCCACGACCCTGGCACCCTGCCCAACCGCGAAGACGACCTGGCGGCCGGCATGGACGAGTATGTGCGTATGGCCCAGCGGGGCATCACTCCGTGGGACAAGATCAGCACCGTGCCCGACGGCTTGCGCGGCCTGGAACAGACTCGGCGCATCGACCTTGAGGAGTGGATGGATAACCTGGGGCTGGATGCGGTGATTTTCCCGACAGTCGCCGACGTAGGTCCGGCGGATGCGGATATGAACCCGGCGTCGGCGGATATCGCCTGGAGCAACGGGGTGTGGGTGGCCAACGGCAACCTCGCCATCCGACACCTTGGCGTACCGACGGTGACGGTGCCGATGGGCATCATGGCGGACATCGGCATGCCGGTAGGGCTGACCTTTGCCGGCCGGGCGTATGATGATTCGGCGCTGCTGCGATTGGCCTTCGCGTATGAGTCGACGGGCAGCAAGCGCCGGGTGCCGCCACGCACGCCGGTGTTGGTGGCGGGTCAGGCCTGA
- a CDS encoding MFS transporter: protein MSTSNVTESPSSGSNASTQQVGDVFREVPLTREHLKCCLALFFVFAIEAWEMMIIVYTAPLIAEDFALDALAIGNLISAMFIGMLLGSLAWGKIAERVGRKHAILWSLAVYGVISLASALAPNFLSLYVLRFLSGVAAVGMMVVTFAHYQELLPVRHRGALTVYLASGWPIGMLLALGATVWLMPWGWRAIIVLSSMGSLWALVVALWVPESPYWLASVGRQAQARRVIHRLSRGAVQIAEGCQLQVDQSTRGCQRDVFTGAMFKVSALQILVNFTFSWGYWGLQTWLPTLLQQRGLNLPQSYGFIALSALCMIPGYVAASYLTHRFGRKKIVIGFIGASVIAGYGFANAQTLQMLYLSNFALAFFSLGAWGVWGTWVAELYPTPLRTIGYGWAIFAQRVANILAPSLIGALVAYGASFNVTTSLINAFMLVTVMLVAFIPETEGKALQ from the coding sequence ATGAGCACGAGCAACGTCACCGAGTCGCCCTCGTCGGGCAGCAACGCGTCCACCCAGCAGGTAGGCGATGTATTCCGAGAGGTCCCCTTGACCCGCGAGCATCTCAAGTGCTGCCTCGCGCTGTTTTTTGTATTTGCCATCGAGGCGTGGGAGATGATGATCATCGTCTACACCGCGCCTCTGATCGCTGAAGACTTTGCCCTCGACGCACTCGCCATCGGCAATCTGATCAGTGCCATGTTCATCGGGATGCTGCTGGGGTCTTTGGCGTGGGGCAAAATCGCCGAACGGGTTGGGCGCAAACACGCGATTCTCTGGAGCCTGGCGGTCTACGGCGTGATTTCGCTGGCCAGTGCGCTCGCCCCCAACTTCCTCAGCCTTTACGTACTGCGCTTTCTGTCGGGCGTAGCGGCCGTGGGCATGATGGTCGTTACCTTTGCCCATTATCAGGAACTACTGCCGGTGCGCCATCGCGGCGCGCTCACGGTGTACCTGGCCTCGGGCTGGCCGATCGGCATGCTGCTGGCGCTGGGAGCCACAGTGTGGCTAATGCCGTGGGGCTGGCGCGCGATTATTGTGCTGAGTTCGATGGGAAGCCTGTGGGCGCTGGTGGTGGCGCTCTGGGTCCCGGAATCGCCTTACTGGCTGGCCAGTGTTGGCAGACAAGCGCAGGCCAGGAGGGTGATCCACCGACTGAGTCGCGGGGCTGTGCAGATAGCTGAAGGTTGCCAGTTGCAAGTCGACCAGAGCACCCGAGGCTGCCAACGGGATGTGTTTACAGGGGCGATGTTCAAGGTCAGCGCGCTGCAAATCCTCGTCAACTTCACGTTCTCCTGGGGCTATTGGGGCTTGCAGACGTGGCTACCGACCTTATTGCAGCAACGTGGCCTGAATTTGCCGCAAAGCTACGGTTTTATTGCGCTGTCGGCGCTTTGCATGATCCCCGGTTACGTCGCCGCCTCCTACCTGACCCACCGCTTCGGGCGCAAGAAAATCGTCATCGGGTTTATCGGCGCCTCAGTGATAGCCGGCTATGGCTTCGCCAACGCACAGACCCTGCAAATGCTGTACCTGAGCAATTTTGCCCTGGCCTTTTTCAGCCTCGGTGCCTGGGGTGTCTGGGGTACTTGGGTGGCCGAACTGTACCCAACTCCGCTACGCACCATTGGCTACGGGTGGGCAATTTTCGCCCAACGAGTGGCCAACATCCTGGCCCCCTCGTTGATCGGTGCGCTGGTGGCTTATGGGGCGTCCTTCAACGTTACAACCTCGCTCATCAACGCCTTCATGCTGGTGACCGTGATGTTGGTGGCGTTTATTCCGGAGACCGAAGGCAAGGCCTTGCAATGA
- a CDS encoding LuxR C-terminal-related transcriptional regulator codes for MNHDPSSDSQHTWRWIGKLTPPLTLLTSMPRHELLASLKARVEGPLILLVAPPGYGKTTLLMQWRQELLHTSPDATVAWLSLDEADAEPNRFLAYLILALDHAGLDLGHLPRLAKFQSLDAHPQRTITALLHAMARENRAVTLLLDDYHTAANEHLEPIVQALLEQAAPWLQWVVTSRTRPRWPLARWKTMGWVHEVSARELALSTSETSSILGPDLSSSDLHHLHETTEGWPVAVQLARLWRASCNGSLYSLSEFSGHVTDIAAYLTEQVVGCLPQACQCFLIDTSLLERFNAGFADAIRGRTDSAQLLAQLSHLDALLVPLDAKRQWFRYHRLLRDFLSKKCDATNAQRIHRAAAHWLAQEKDWIPAVSHALRAGDTALAVNMVVRAGGWESVLSHGIRYAQSLLRQFDEPTRRSEPDLLLLQAYLHAKLGDHALATQLLQLAHGVIQNDRRLMRDFQVIQTLVNAYVDRFEDSHTTVFDAAQLHGDEILAQATLECVDALGAMTRGELAAALQTIRAAHIKMRVVNTPRGENYCRVHEGQVLALMGNIAQSSRMVDEALAISSSQFGSESSVRALVGCLKAQHLYWQGAWSETTAWWRDGWASLEQTDGWLDIAAMTAEVAWRTTLRSHGMQVALPELEQVVKLAANREWLRLTRLASAWRVDLLVQCGYLMQARQEALQVDLEGIADNRHDWRNHEAATLAMARLQLASGNCAAALTRLRRESKVLQDKGLCLPSWRLQLLTLAAYGKGQSTLEAQDMTSILASIPQRILPGLLLEVGPGLLPALEACPNAIAAQAAILTRLRGWRAHPVRARMPFSAKETQILTLLVSGQPNKMIAQALDISENTVKFHLKHIFAKLSVDNRTAAISAAMRLGVLDPPL; via the coding sequence GTGAACCATGACCCTTCAAGTGATTCCCAGCACACCTGGCGTTGGATCGGCAAACTGACGCCGCCGCTGACGTTACTCACTTCAATGCCCCGACACGAACTGTTGGCGTCACTAAAAGCGCGGGTTGAAGGGCCGTTGATTTTGCTGGTAGCACCGCCCGGATACGGCAAAACAACACTGTTGATGCAGTGGCGCCAGGAGCTACTCCACACCTCCCCAGACGCAACCGTTGCCTGGCTATCGCTGGATGAGGCAGACGCAGAACCCAACCGTTTCCTGGCCTACCTGATCCTGGCGCTCGACCACGCAGGTCTTGATCTCGGGCACCTGCCTCGGCTGGCGAAGTTCCAATCCCTGGATGCACACCCACAACGCACCATCACAGCCTTGCTTCACGCCATGGCGCGGGAAAATCGCGCCGTCACCCTACTGCTCGACGACTACCACACAGCTGCCAACGAGCACCTCGAGCCCATTGTGCAAGCGTTGCTGGAACAGGCTGCACCCTGGCTGCAATGGGTAGTCACCAGCCGCACCCGCCCCCGGTGGCCACTGGCACGCTGGAAAACCATGGGATGGGTGCACGAGGTATCCGCTCGCGAATTGGCCCTCTCAACCAGCGAAACCAGTTCGATCCTTGGACCCGACCTCTCATCGTCAGACCTGCATCACCTGCATGAAACAACCGAAGGCTGGCCGGTGGCCGTGCAACTGGCTCGGCTGTGGCGAGCCAGTTGCAACGGCTCGCTGTACAGCTTGAGCGAATTCTCTGGCCACGTTACCGATATCGCCGCCTACTTGACGGAGCAAGTCGTGGGATGCTTGCCGCAAGCGTGCCAATGCTTCTTGATCGATACATCATTGCTGGAGCGTTTCAATGCAGGGTTCGCTGACGCGATACGCGGCCGCACAGACAGCGCCCAACTGCTCGCACAACTGAGCCACCTGGACGCCCTGCTGGTACCGCTGGACGCCAAGCGCCAGTGGTTCCGCTATCACCGCCTGCTGCGAGATTTCCTGAGCAAAAAATGCGACGCCACAAACGCCCAGCGCATCCACCGCGCTGCTGCCCATTGGCTGGCACAAGAAAAGGACTGGATCCCGGCTGTCTCGCATGCGTTGCGCGCCGGCGACACCGCGCTGGCGGTGAATATGGTGGTGCGTGCCGGAGGATGGGAGTCCGTGTTAAGCCATGGGATACGCTATGCACAAAGCCTGCTGCGGCAATTCGACGAGCCAACCCGGCGCAGCGAGCCTGATCTTTTGCTGCTCCAAGCCTACCTGCACGCCAAGCTGGGAGACCACGCGCTGGCCACTCAACTGCTGCAACTGGCACATGGTGTCATCCAGAACGACAGGCGCCTGATGCGCGACTTCCAGGTCATTCAAACACTGGTGAACGCGTACGTTGATCGCTTCGAAGACAGCCACACGACGGTGTTTGACGCAGCACAGTTGCACGGCGACGAAATCCTGGCCCAGGCGACTCTGGAATGTGTAGATGCCCTGGGAGCCATGACCCGCGGTGAACTGGCCGCTGCGCTGCAAACTATCCGTGCGGCCCATATCAAAATGCGCGTGGTCAACACTCCGCGCGGTGAAAACTACTGCCGCGTCCATGAGGGACAAGTGCTGGCCTTGATGGGCAACATCGCCCAGTCGAGCCGCATGGTCGATGAGGCGTTGGCTATTTCAAGCAGTCAATTTGGCAGTGAAAGCTCAGTCAGGGCGCTGGTCGGCTGCCTTAAAGCGCAGCACCTGTACTGGCAAGGTGCATGGTCCGAGACGACAGCCTGGTGGCGGGACGGTTGGGCATCCCTCGAGCAAACGGACGGCTGGCTGGATATCGCCGCCATGACAGCTGAAGTCGCTTGGCGCACGACGCTGCGCAGTCACGGCATGCAGGTGGCGTTACCTGAACTGGAACAGGTAGTAAAGCTGGCGGCCAACCGTGAATGGCTGCGACTGACACGACTGGCCAGTGCATGGCGTGTCGACTTGCTGGTGCAATGCGGGTACCTGATGCAGGCCCGCCAGGAAGCATTGCAGGTTGACCTTGAAGGGATTGCCGATAACCGCCACGACTGGCGCAACCATGAAGCTGCAACGTTGGCAATGGCGCGCCTGCAACTGGCCTCGGGGAACTGCGCCGCTGCGCTGACCCGCTTGCGCCGCGAGAGTAAAGTGCTGCAAGACAAGGGGTTGTGCCTGCCCTCCTGGCGCCTGCAACTGCTGACGCTAGCCGCCTACGGCAAAGGACAGTCAACGCTTGAAGCGCAGGATATGACGTCGATCCTGGCATCGATACCTCAGCGGATATTACCGGGCCTGCTACTGGAAGTGGGACCAGGCCTGCTGCCGGCCCTGGAGGCCTGCCCGAACGCCATTGCGGCTCAAGCTGCCATCCTTACGCGGCTACGAGGCTGGCGGGCGCACCCGGTGCGTGCCCGTATGCCATTCAGCGCCAAGGAGACCCAGATCCTCACCTTGCTCGTCAGCGGCCAGCCAAACAAGATGATTGCGCAAGCGCTGGATATCTCTGAAAACACCGTGAAGTTTCACCTGAAACACATATTCGCCAAGCTCTCGGTGGACAATCGCACCGCCGCCATCAGTGCTGCCATGCGCCTCGGCGTTTTGGACCCGCCTCTCTAA
- a CDS encoding hydantoinase B/oxoprolinase family protein: MSKIDIFTLDIIQNSLQAIADEMFEAMRKAAMSPVIYEVLDMGTGITDAHGEIASSGAGIPAFVGVLDKAVKQILIQHPVPGEIEDGDVFITNDPHSGGVTHLNDVVLAMPVFVDGRLLAWTANIAHWNDIGGMVAGSLSTQATEIFQEGLRLASVKLISRGQPIRSVLQILRCNTRMPDFMEGDLWAGVAAVRSGALRLQALSAKYGIEVFLTAMQEFMNLGEKISLRALCDLPAVRLHQEEMQDDGSLFTVSIQISERELIIDLRDNPDQCVGPTNLSRDGAVVAAQMAFKALTAPQGVTNGGTFRPLRVLTRPGSLFDAQPPAAEGFYFENLIRVHDLILRCLAQRFPDRLPAGNFASVCATIIGGVHPDTGRVFTLVEPEIGGWGAEPGRDGNNAVYSGLHGETYNCPVEVCEARYGLYVERMELNDEPGGHGQFRGGRGLLIDYRIRADASFLTCGYTRAVIPPWGLEQGMDGTPNYVEVTRGDGTQQRYTMASSINLDAGDLVRVRTGAGGGYGSPSDRTPQAVRDDLKNGYVDAETARTIYGLQI; the protein is encoded by the coding sequence ATGAGCAAAATCGACATATTCACCCTGGATATCATCCAGAACTCGCTACAGGCCATCGCCGACGAAATGTTCGAGGCGATGCGCAAGGCTGCCATGAGCCCGGTGATCTATGAGGTGCTGGACATGGGCACCGGTATCACCGATGCCCACGGCGAAATCGCCAGCTCGGGTGCCGGTATTCCAGCTTTTGTCGGCGTGCTCGACAAAGCGGTCAAGCAGATTCTGATTCAACACCCGGTGCCCGGGGAGATCGAGGACGGTGACGTGTTCATCACCAATGATCCCCACAGTGGCGGCGTCACTCACCTCAATGATGTGGTGCTGGCGATGCCGGTGTTCGTCGACGGCCGCTTGCTGGCCTGGACCGCTAACATCGCCCACTGGAACGATATCGGTGGCATGGTTGCGGGATCGTTGTCAACGCAGGCAACCGAGATTTTCCAGGAAGGCCTGCGCCTGGCCTCAGTCAAACTGATCAGCCGGGGCCAACCGATTCGTTCGGTGTTGCAGATCCTGCGCTGCAATACCCGTATGCCGGACTTCATGGAAGGCGATTTATGGGCCGGTGTCGCCGCTGTGCGCAGTGGTGCCTTGCGCTTGCAGGCGCTGAGTGCGAAATACGGGATTGAGGTGTTCCTCACGGCCATGCAGGAGTTTATGAACCTGGGCGAAAAAATCTCCTTGCGTGCGCTGTGCGACTTGCCCGCTGTTCGCCTTCATCAAGAGGAGATGCAGGACGATGGCAGCCTCTTCACTGTGTCGATTCAGATATCCGAACGCGAGTTGATCATCGACCTGCGCGACAACCCCGACCAATGTGTGGGGCCCACCAACCTGAGCCGGGATGGCGCAGTGGTCGCAGCGCAGATGGCCTTCAAGGCCTTGACCGCGCCACAAGGCGTCACCAACGGCGGCACTTTTCGACCTCTTCGGGTATTGACCCGTCCTGGATCGCTGTTTGATGCCCAACCGCCTGCGGCCGAAGGGTTTTATTTCGAGAATCTGATCCGCGTTCATGACCTGATCCTGCGCTGCCTGGCCCAGCGATTCCCCGACCGCCTTCCTGCCGGTAATTTTGCCTCGGTATGCGCCACCATCATCGGCGGTGTGCATCCCGACACCGGGCGCGTATTCACCTTGGTGGAACCCGAGATTGGCGGCTGGGGGGCCGAACCCGGCCGCGACGGCAACAACGCGGTGTACTCCGGCCTGCACGGCGAAACCTACAACTGCCCGGTTGAGGTGTGCGAAGCCCGCTATGGCCTGTACGTCGAGCGCATGGAGCTCAATGACGAACCCGGCGGCCATGGTCAGTTCCGCGGCGGGCGAGGCCTGCTCATCGACTACCGCATTCGCGCCGATGCCAGCTTCCTGACCTGCGGCTACACCCGCGCAGTGATACCGCCCTGGGGGTTGGAGCAAGGCATGGATGGCACTCCCAATTATGTCGAAGTCACGCGCGGCGACGGTACGCAACAGCGTTACACCATGGCCAGCAGTATCAACCTTGACGCTGGCGATTTGGTACGCGTGCGCACCGGGGCCGGTGGTGGTTACGGTTCGCCCTCTGACCGCACCCCACAAGCGGTGCGGGATGACCTGAAGAACGGCTACGTCGATGCCGAAACGGCTCGAACGATATACGGCCTGCAGATTTGA